The Photobacterium sp. CCB-ST2H9 DNA segment CTACTAACGTGTTACTCAGGTTGGATAGGGTATGATTTGAGCCAGAACGATATGGTTCGTCCTGGCTCTTGGTTTATCAGGCTTTTTCTGTTTCAGCCTGCTGATCTGCATTTTCCTGAGTAATAACTTCAGGGAACTGTTTGACTGGTTTTGCAACTAATTGACGGGTTGTTTCGCGAACTTCGGTCAGCACAATCTCAAAATGATCACCTAATTGGAATTCACGAACTTTATCAATGTTGATGATACCCAGATCACCGTTACACTCAATGCGTTGTTTATTGTCCAGAACCAGTGGTGCTGGAATGAAGGCGGACGCGCCGTTCTCCAGGACACGCACACGCATACCAGCGCGGTTGATATCAAACACTTCTGCAGTGAATACCGTTTCTTCTTTCACGGCATCTTTCAGTAAGCGGACATACAGCCAGTCTGCAACATCACGCTCAGCCATGCGGTGACTGCGGCGATGTGTTGAAATTTCTTCACCAATCGTTTCATCTGGCGTCTGTACCGGTTCCAGACCAGTGACAACAGCTTTCAGCATACGGTGGTTGATCATGTCACCGTATTTACGGATTGGAGATGTCCAGGTTGCATAGACATCCAGACCCATTGCAAAGTGTGCCGCAGGTTCGTTCCCAACTTCACTGTACGCCTGAAACTTACGCAGACGGTTGTCCAGATAAGTTGTGTCCTGAGCGTTCAGCCAGCGGCGCAGCGCGCTGAAACCTTCCAGTGAAAGCAGGGCTTCTTTTTCGAAAGGCGCATTTGCTTCTGTCAGGAATTCCATGGCGTTCTCCAGTTTTTCCGGATTGAAGCCGTTATGGAAGTTATAGACACCTTTGCCAAATTTTTCTTGCAGAATGCGGCCAGCACAAATGTTCGCTGTGATCATCGCTTCTTCGATCATCCGGTTCGCTGTACGGCGCGGATCGGTGTGAATCGCAATCACATCGTTATCTTCGCTCAGCTCGAAACGGTAGTCCGGACGGTCCGGGAAAACGACCGCATGTTTACTGCGCCAATCGCTGCGTGCGTTGGCAAAGGCTCTCAGTGCCTTGATTTGTGCTTCGATGACTGCATCCGGCGTCCAGTTTTCGGCTGCACCATGTTCAAGATAATCAGAAACATTATCGTAGTTCAGACGTCCCTGCGAACGAACCCAGGCGGCAAAGAAGGTAATGTCATCACCAATCACACCATCTTTATCCACCGTGACACGGCAGCAAAGAGCAGGGCGTTTTTCATTTTCCATCAGTGAACACAGTTCATCACTCAGTTCACGTGGCAGCATCGGGATGTTGCGGCCCGGCAGATAGATAGTAAAGCCACGTTCACGGGCTTCTTTGTCCATGTCGCTGCCAACTTCAATATATGAAGTCGGATCTGCAATGGCGATGGTGATTTCAAAGCTGCCGTCATCTTTGGCAACGGTGTAAATGGCATCATCCATGTCTTTGGTGGATTCACCATCAATCGTGATGAACGGCAGATCGGTCAGATCTTCACGGACCAGACCTTCGTCCAGCATCGCCCAGCTGTCTTGCGGCGCTGGTTCTGCGTTTGGCAGATCGTGGCGGGCAAGGGTGACCCACCAAGGCGCAATTTTATCTTCGCTGTCTGTGATTTTTTCTTTAATTTCACAGAAGAAAGTTTTGTTTTCACCCACGAGCGGGTGACGCGTCATATGCGCAACAACCCAGTCACCTTCTTTCAGGGTTTCCGGGTTCAGACCTTTCACCGCCCGAGCTTTAATTGCATCTTTGAGTTGCGGATGATCAGGTACAACATTCAGACGATCTTTGATCAGTTTTACACGACCGATGAAACGGGTCAGATACTGTTCAACTAATTCTTGCGGTTCAGCAACGTCACGCTCTTTTTCCGTGCGGATGACAGCTACAACACGGTCACCGTGCATCACTTTTTTCATATAGTTAGGCGGAATGAAGACGCTGTCTTTGCCATCAACTTCCAGGAAGCCAAAACCGCGATCGGTTGCTTTAATCTGGCCTTCTTTCTTCGGAAGTGATTCTTGAATCTGTTTTTTCAGTTGTGCTAAAAGCGGATTATCTTGAAACATTATGCCTGGTCCCGGATTATGAACCGTCACACTATACGGATTAACAAGGCTAAAACCAAGGGTAATCCGATTTTTAAGCAGTCAGATCGGGTACTGAAACGCTAAAGCTGCCATCTTTTCCGCAACGCTGAATGTATCTTGAACGACTTGTCTGATGTCTGCGCCCGTGGAATAAATCTCATGTTTTGTTTACTGGTCAATAATATATGTATCAATAGTGGCAGAGAATTCTTTTTGACACGCAGACCTGAGCGAAACGTTTTCTTTAAATTATTGGTCACAAATATCGTAGAAAATCGCAATCATGATTTCGAAGTCCCTCATGAAGGTCGTTATTATCTTCGACTTGGAGTATTTTGTATTCTGTTTCACACCGATCAAATGAATGAAGACACATTGTCAAAGGAAAAGCATGCCGTTTAAACTCAACGATGAGTTGGATAAACTTGTTGATACGCTTGCCCGTCAGGCAAACATGGAGCGTTGGTGCCATCGTTTGCTGTCAGCATTGCATCATACACTGGACTTAACTTACCTGACTTTGTTAGTTGAGCAGGAAGGGCAGACCA contains these protein-coding regions:
- a CDS encoding exoribonuclease II → MFQDNPLLAQLKKQIQESLPKKEGQIKATDRGFGFLEVDGKDSVFIPPNYMKKVMHGDRVVAVIRTEKERDVAEPQELVEQYLTRFIGRVKLIKDRLNVVPDHPQLKDAIKARAVKGLNPETLKEGDWVVAHMTRHPLVGENKTFFCEIKEKITDSEDKIAPWWVTLARHDLPNAEPAPQDSWAMLDEGLVREDLTDLPFITIDGESTKDMDDAIYTVAKDDGSFEITIAIADPTSYIEVGSDMDKEARERGFTIYLPGRNIPMLPRELSDELCSLMENEKRPALCCRVTVDKDGVIGDDITFFAAWVRSQGRLNYDNVSDYLEHGAAENWTPDAVIEAQIKALRAFANARSDWRSKHAVVFPDRPDYRFELSEDNDVIAIHTDPRRTANRMIEEAMITANICAGRILQEKFGKGVYNFHNGFNPEKLENAMEFLTEANAPFEKEALLSLEGFSALRRWLNAQDTTYLDNRLRKFQAYSEVGNEPAAHFAMGLDVYATWTSPIRKYGDMINHRMLKAVVTGLEPVQTPDETIGEEISTHRRSHRMAERDVADWLYVRLLKDAVKEETVFTAEVFDINRAGMRVRVLENGASAFIPAPLVLDNKQRIECNGDLGIINIDKVREFQLGDHFEIVLTEVRETTRQLVAKPVKQFPEVITQENADQQAETEKA